GAATAGATAGTATTGGTACCACTCGTATAATTTATAGTAGTCATGTGCAAAGTTGACATAGTATAACTGGTCTTACTAGTATAACTGATAACTACTATTACATGTAAACTAGTCTAATTGATAATATTAGTATAATAGAACTAACTAATAAATGATAATGTTGGTTTTTAGTCATTTTCAGGAACTATGGATAGTAATGGGTCTGTGGTGATACATTTTGAACATGGTGAAGAGCAACATATTTCTACACTAGTGATGAAAGGAAGATATGAGGAGATTACTTATTCTCAGTTGGTTGATAGAGTAGCCAAGAAAATGAAGATCGATGTAGTTGAGACGAAGCTTGAGTTGAGTTACTTTCCGCTGGTATTTAATAATAAGAGGCCTTGTTATATcttggatgatgaagatgttttaGGATATTTAATGAAGGTAGATAAGAAAAACCGATGTAGTGTCTTGCGTGTGGAGCTTAAGGAAATCGTCGCAGAAAATCAGAGCAACGAGATGTTTTCTATGAATGAGGAAAATCTGAGTGATGCCAGAGCTAATGATGGCATGGTTGGAGTTGGAGAGTTGGAAATTGTTCCTCATATTTAGGAGGATGAGTTTGAGCATGAGAAAATTAGTGAAGAGGGTGATGAAATGGATGATAGGGAGGAGTTGCCGGCTGTTACAGCAGTTGAACCTCCTGTTGTCAATTCAGAGTGGGATGATGGCATTGATATTAGTTTTCATCAAGAATTTGCGACTAGAGAAGAAGTGAGGGATTTAGTGGACAAAGGTGTGCATTCCAATTGTTTTCAGGTTGATATAAAGAATTCGAATCCTCGGGTTTACATATTGAAATGTCGTGGGGCTGGATGCAGATGGTATTTACGAGCTGCAAAGCTGAAGAACTCTGATTTTTTCTCTATCAGAACGTATAGAAAGATGCATACGTGCTCTCGTGGAGATGCAAGtgtcatgaagaagaagaaaagaggcaCGCCAAGCTTGGTCGCATCAGTGGTGCACTCTGATTATCCCGGCAAATACAAGACTCCGGATCCAAAGACTCTCATAGATTTGGTGCAGAACAGACTGGGTGTTAAGGTTTCATATTCTACGGCTTTGAGAGggaaaaataaatctttgagTGATTTGCGTGGCAACCCGGAGGAGAGTTTTGCTAGGCTGCCATCTTACTTGCACATGCTACAAAAGATGAATCCTGATACCATTACACGATTAGAAGTGGATGAGAAGAACCAGTTTAAGTATATGTTCTTTGCGCTCGGAGCTTGCATCGAAGGGTTCAAGGCGATGAGGCAAGTGATAATaatggatggaactcacctgaAGGGTGTGTACAAAGGAGTGCTTCTCATTGCCACTGCTCAGGATccagatcatcatcattatccccTTGCTTTTGCGGTAGTAGATGGTGAGAAAAATGCAAGTTGGGAGTGGtttttaactatattaaaaaCTTTGATACCAGATGATCCTCAACTTGTATTTTGTACTGATAGAAACCAAAGCATCATCAAGAAAGTACACGAGGTATACCCATTGGCGATCCATGGATATTGCAATTATCACTTGTCTAATAATGTCAGCGGAGCTTGCAGCAATGTTAACAAGAAAGGGGTTGCCAAAAAATTTAGAGATATTGCTGGTATTTACAGTGAGGTGGAGTTCAGAAAATGCTACAACGATTTCAGGAAAATGTATCCTCAAGCGGCCGAGTATCTAGATGACAGTGTTCATGAGACAAAATGGGCAAGATGTAAATTTCCGGGAGAAAGGTACAACATAGACACAACCAACACTGTTGAATCTATCAATGgtgttttgaaggaaccaagGAAATATGCGTTGTTGCCAATGCTTGATGTGATCGTGGAAAAGATAACGAAATGGTTCAACAAATACCGTCTATTATCTCTACGCGTACCAGAGAGGCAGATACTAATCCCACATGTACATGGGATATTGCATCACATATATCCTACGGCTAAAAAGCTGAAGGTGACCGAGCTAAATACATTTGAAGGTCACTACAATGTGCTTGGCGAGGATGGTCATGGTTATTTGGTTGATTTGAGCAACAGAACATGCTATTGTAGGTATTTTGATATTGATCGGTATCCTTGTGTGCATGCACTTGCTGCCATCATGGCGCGTGGAGAAATGAATGAACATTATTGTTTTAGGTATTACTGGATGGAGCAGTGGACTTTGGCATATTACAGGACAATATATCCAATGCCTCATCATTCAACATGGGAAAGTTCTGAAATTCCTGAGGAAATCCGATCTCAGGTTGTCTTCCCTCCGTAtgtggagaaaaaaaaaggaagactaCAACTTACTAGATTCCCGTCTGCCGGAGAATATcggaggaagagaaagaagaagtttcCACCATTGATTGGTGAAAACGAAGAAAGTGGCAGTGATTGCAGTGGCAGTGATTGCAGTGGCAGTGATAGCAATAGCGGTGGTAGTGACAGCAGTGACAGCAGTGGTAGCAAGGGAAATGGGGACGAGGGAGGTGACAACGAATGAAATGATGAATGAGTCTTACTTGTTAACTTGTTATGGAACTTGCT
This Brassica napus cultivar Da-Ae chromosome C6, Da-Ae, whole genome shotgun sequence DNA region includes the following protein-coding sequences:
- the LOC125588883 gene encoding uncharacterized protein LOC125588883 codes for the protein MDDREELPAVTAVEPPVVNSEWDDGIDISFHQEFATREEVRDLVDKGVHSNCFQVDIKNSNPRVYILKCRGAGCRWYLRAAKLKNSDFFSIRTYRKMHTCSRGDASVMKKKKRGTPSLVASVVHSDYPGKYKTPDPKTLIDLVQNRLGVKVSYSTALRGKNKSLSDLRGNPEESFARLPSYLHMLQKMNPDTITRLEVDEKNQFKYMFFALGACIEGFKAMRQVIIMDGTHLKGVYKGVLLIATAQDPDHHHYPLAFAVVDGEKNASWEWFLTILKTLIPDDPQLVFCTDRNQSIIKKVHEVYPLAIHGYCNYHLSNNVSGACSNVNKKGVAKKFRDIAGIYSEVEFRKCYNDFRKMYPQAAEYLDDSVHETKWARCKFPGERYNIDTTNTVESINGVLKEPRKYALLPMLDVIVEKITKWFNKYRLLSLRVPERQILIPHVHGILHHIYPTAKKLKVTELNTFEGHYNVLGEDGHGYLVDLSNRTCYCRYFDIDRYPCVHALAAIMARGEMNEHYCFRYYWMEQWTLAYYRTIYPMPHHSTWESSEIPEEIRSQVVFPPYVEKKKGRLQLTRFPSAGEYRRKRKKKFPPLIGENEESGSDCSGSDCSGSDSNSGGSDSSDSSGSKGNGDEGGDNE